One Streptomyces lincolnensis genomic region harbors:
- the smc gene encoding chromosome segregation protein SMC — MHLKALTLRGFKSFASATTLQFEPGITCVVGPNGSGKSNVVDALSWVMGEQGAKSLRGGKMEDVIFAGTTGRPPLGRAEVSLTIDNSDGALPIEYAEVTITRIMFRNGGSEYQINGDTCRLLDIQELLSDSGIGREMHVIVGQGQLDSVLHADPMGRRAFIEEAAGVLKHRKRKEKALRKLDAMQANLARVQDLTDELRRQLKPLGRQAAVARRAAVIQADLRDARLRLLADDLVRLRQALKAEVADEAALKERKEAAELELKKALQREALLEDEVRQLSPRLQRAQQTWYELSQLAERVRGTISLADARVKSATSAPPEERRGRDPEDMEREAARIREQEAELEAALEAAERALEDTVAHRAELEGDLAQEERRLKDVARAIADRREGLARLNGQVNAARSRAASAQAEIDRLAAARDEAQERAVAAQEEYEALKAEVDGLDAGDAELGAQHDAAKAALAEAEAALSAAREAATATERRRAATQARHETLALGLRRKDGTGALLDAKDRLTGLLGPAAELLTVTPGHEVALAAAFGAAADALAVTSPSAAADALRLLRKQDAGRASLLLAGGPEDTPQRGAGNGATSHDHPADSSRPDSARPAEHFAADLVRGPSDLMPAVRRLLNGIVVVGTLEDAEDLVYARPDLTAVTAEGDLLGAHFAHGGSAGAPSLLEVQASVDEAAAELEELAVRCDELAEAQQAAVERRKECAALVEELGERRRAADREKSAVSQQLGRLSGQARGAAGEAERSTAAAARAQDALEKALEEVEELAERLAVAEEMPAEEEPDTSVRDRLAADGANARQTEMEARLQVRTHEERVKGLAGRADSLDRAARAERDARARAEQRRARLRHEAAVAEAVASGSRQLLTHVEVSLGRADAERTAAETAKARREQELTVARNTGRDLKAELDKLTDSVHRGEVLGAEKRLRIEQLETKALEELGVEPAGLVAEYGPHQPVPPSLAAEGEELPEDPEHPRNQPKPFHRAEQEKRLKAAERAYQQLGKVNPLALEEFAALEERHKFLSEQLEDLKKTRADLLQVVKEVDERVEQVFTEAYRDTAREFEGVFSRLFPGGDGRLILTDPDNMLTTGVDVEARPPGKKVKRLSLLSGGERSLTAVALLVSIFKARPSPFYVMDEVEAALDDTNLQRLIRIMQELQEASQLIVITHQKRTMEVADALYGVSMQGDGVSKVISQRLR, encoded by the coding sequence GTGCACCTCAAGGCCCTGACCCTCCGCGGGTTCAAGTCGTTCGCCTCGGCGACCACACTCCAGTTCGAGCCGGGGATCACGTGTGTCGTCGGACCGAACGGATCGGGCAAGTCCAACGTCGTCGACGCGCTCAGCTGGGTCATGGGCGAGCAGGGCGCCAAGTCGCTGCGCGGCGGAAAGATGGAGGACGTCATCTTCGCCGGCACCACCGGCCGCCCCCCGCTGGGCCGCGCCGAGGTGTCCCTGACCATCGACAACTCCGACGGGGCGCTGCCCATCGAGTACGCCGAGGTCACCATCACGCGGATCATGTTCCGCAACGGCGGCAGTGAGTACCAGATCAACGGCGACACCTGCCGGCTTCTGGACATCCAGGAACTGCTGTCCGACTCCGGCATCGGCCGCGAGATGCACGTCATCGTCGGCCAGGGCCAGCTCGACTCCGTCCTGCACGCCGACCCCATGGGCCGCCGCGCGTTCATCGAGGAGGCGGCCGGCGTCCTCAAGCACCGCAAGCGCAAGGAGAAGGCGCTCAGGAAGCTCGACGCGATGCAGGCCAACCTCGCGCGCGTGCAGGACCTGACCGACGAACTGCGCCGACAGCTCAAGCCCCTGGGCCGCCAGGCCGCGGTCGCGCGACGGGCCGCCGTCATCCAGGCCGATCTGCGCGACGCCCGCCTGCGTCTGCTCGCCGACGATCTTGTACGACTGCGCCAGGCCCTGAAGGCCGAGGTCGCCGACGAGGCCGCGCTGAAGGAGCGCAAGGAGGCCGCCGAGTTGGAGTTGAAGAAGGCGCTCCAGCGGGAGGCGCTCCTGGAGGACGAGGTCCGGCAGCTCAGTCCGCGCCTCCAGCGTGCCCAGCAGACCTGGTACGAGCTGTCCCAGCTGGCCGAGCGGGTGCGCGGCACGATCTCGCTGGCCGACGCGCGTGTGAAGAGCGCCACCTCGGCGCCCCCGGAGGAGCGGCGCGGCCGTGACCCCGAGGACATGGAGCGCGAGGCCGCCCGGATCCGTGAGCAGGAGGCCGAGCTCGAAGCGGCCCTGGAAGCGGCCGAACGGGCCCTGGAGGACACGGTCGCCCACCGCGCCGAGCTGGAGGGCGACCTCGCACAGGAGGAGCGGCGTCTGAAGGACGTCGCCCGCGCCATCGCCGACCGCCGTGAGGGCCTGGCCCGGCTGAACGGCCAGGTCAACGCGGCCCGTTCACGCGCAGCCTCCGCCCAGGCAGAGATCGACCGGCTGGCCGCCGCCCGCGACGAGGCGCAGGAACGTGCCGTCGCCGCGCAGGAGGAGTACGAGGCCCTCAAGGCCGAGGTCGACGGCCTGGACGCCGGAGACGCGGAGCTGGGCGCACAGCACGACGCGGCGAAGGCGGCGCTGGCCGAGGCGGAGGCCGCTCTGAGCGCCGCCCGTGAGGCGGCCACGGCGACGGAACGCAGGCGGGCCGCCACCCAGGCCCGCCACGAGACCCTGGCCCTCGGCCTGCGCCGCAAGGACGGCACGGGCGCGCTGCTCGACGCCAAGGACCGCCTCACGGGACTGCTGGGCCCGGCGGCCGAGCTGCTCACCGTGACACCGGGCCACGAGGTCGCCCTGGCGGCGGCCTTCGGCGCGGCGGCGGACGCCCTGGCGGTGACGTCGCCTTCGGCGGCGGCAGACGCGCTGCGCCTGCTCCGGAAGCAGGACGCGGGACGCGCGTCGCTCCTCTTGGCGGGAGGCCCGGAAGACACGCCCCAAAGGGGCGCGGGGAACGGCGCGACCAGCCACGACCACCCCGCAGACTCCTCACGACCCGACTCGGCACGCCCTGCGGAGCACTTCGCGGCAGACCTGGTTCGCGGCCCCTCCGACCTCATGCCGGCCGTCCGCCGCCTCCTGAACGGCATCGTCGTCGTCGGCACCCTCGAAGACGCCGAGGACCTCGTCTACGCCCGCCCCGACCTCACCGCCGTCACCGCCGAAGGCGACCTGCTCGGCGCCCACTTCGCGCACGGCGGCTCGGCCGGCGCCCCCAGCCTGCTGGAGGTGCAGGCCTCCGTCGACGAGGCCGCGGCCGAGCTCGAAGAGCTGGCCGTCCGGTGCGACGAACTCGCCGAGGCGCAGCAGGCCGCCGTCGAGCGCCGCAAGGAGTGCGCCGCGCTGGTCGAGGAGCTGGGGGAGCGGCGCCGGGCCGCCGACCGGGAGAAGTCGGCCGTATCGCAGCAGCTGGGGCGGTTGTCCGGGCAGGCGCGGGGGGCCGCCGGTGAGGCGGAGCGCTCCACCGCGGCGGCCGCGCGAGCGCAGGACGCGCTGGAGAAGGCGCTCGAAGAGGTCGAGGAACTCGCCGAACGGCTGGCCGTCGCCGAGGAGATGCCGGCCGAGGAGGAGCCCGACACCTCGGTGCGGGACCGGCTCGCCGCGGACGGGGCCAACGCGCGTCAGACCGAGATGGAGGCCCGCCTCCAGGTCCGTACGCATGAAGAGCGGGTCAAGGGACTCGCCGGCCGTGCCGACTCCCTCGACCGTGCAGCCCGGGCGGAGCGCGACGCACGCGCGCGTGCCGAGCAGCGGCGGGCCCGCCTCAGACACGAGGCCGCGGTCGCGGAGGCCGTGGCGTCCGGCTCCCGTCAACTCCTCACACACGTGGAGGTCTCGCTCGGGCGCGCGGACGCGGAGCGGACCGCAGCCGAGACCGCCAAGGCCCGAAGGGAACAGGAGTTGACCGTGGCCCGGAACACGGGCCGCGATCTCAAGGCGGAACTCGACAAGTTGACGGATTCGGTCCATCGAGGCGAGGTACTCGGCGCCGAGAAGCGGCTGCGGATCGAGCAGCTGGAGACCAAGGCGCTGGAGGAACTCGGTGTCGAACCGGCGGGGCTCGTGGCCGAGTACGGCCCGCACCAGCCGGTGCCGCCCTCGCTCGCCGCCGAGGGCGAGGAGCTGCCGGAGGACCCCGAGCACCCGCGCAACCAGCCGAAGCCGTTCCACCGGGCCGAGCAGGAGAAGCGGCTCAAGGCCGCCGAACGTGCCTACCAGCAGCTCGGCAAGGTCAACCCGCTGGCCCTTGAGGAGTTCGCCGCGCTGGAGGAACGCCACAAGTTCCTCAGCGAGCAGCTGGAGGACCTGAAGAAGACCCGGGCCGACCTGCTCCAGGTCGTCAAGGAGGTCGACGAGCGCGTCGAGCAGGTCTTCACCGAGGCCTACCGGGACACCGCCCGCGAGTTCGAGGGCGTGTTCAGCCGGCTGTTCCCGGGTGGCGACGGGCGGCTGATCCTGACCGACCCCGACAACATGCTCACCACGGGCGTGGACGTCGAGGCCCGGCCGCCGGGCAAGAAGGTCAAGCGGCTGTCCCTGCTCTCCGGCGGCGAGCGTTCACTGACCGCGGTGGCGCTGCTGGTGTCGATCTTCAAGGCGCGGCCCAGCCCGTTCTACGTCATGGACGAGGTCGAGGCGGCGCTCGACGACACCAACCTCCAGCGGCTGATCCGGATCATGCAGGAGCTCCAGGAGGCCTCCCAGCTGATCGTGATCACGCACCAGAAGCGGACGATGGAGGTCGCCGACGCGCTCTACGGCGTCTCCATGCAGGGCGACGGCGTGTCGAAGGTCATTTCGCAGCGCCTGCGGTGA
- a CDS encoding sugar porter family MFS transporter, whose amino-acid sequence MTSTAQASKSGAASAHPDHLGHVIFIAAAAAMGGFLFGYDSSVINGAVEAIRGRYDIGSAALAQVIAIALIGCAIGAATAGRIADRIGRIRCMQISAVLFTVSAVGSALPFALYDLAFWRIVGGFAIGMASVIGPAYIAEVAPPAYRGRLGSFQQAAIVIGIAVSQLVNWGLLNAAGGDQRGKLMGLEAWQVMLGVMVVPAVLYGLLSFAIPESPRFLISVGKHERAKQILAEVEGDKIDLDARVAEIEHGMKSEHKSTFKDLLGGSFFFKPIVWVGIGLSVFQQFVGINVAFYYSSTLWQSVGVDPTDSFFYSFTTSIINIVGTVIAMIFVDRIGRRPLALIGSVGMVVGLALEAWAFSHHLVDGKLPATQGWIALIAAHVFVLFFALSWGVVVWVFLGEMFPNRIRAAALGVAASAQWIANWAITASFPSLADWNLSVTYVIYTVFAALSIPFVLKYVKETKGKTLEEMG is encoded by the coding sequence GTGACCAGCACAGCGCAGGCATCCAAGTCAGGAGCCGCATCGGCTCACCCCGATCATCTCGGGCACGTCATCTTCATCGCGGCGGCGGCCGCGATGGGCGGCTTCCTCTTCGGCTACGACAGCTCCGTGATCAACGGCGCCGTCGAGGCCATCCGCGGCCGCTACGACATCGGGTCGGCGGCCCTGGCGCAGGTCATCGCCATCGCCCTGATCGGCTGTGCCATCGGCGCCGCGACCGCGGGCCGCATCGCCGACCGCATCGGCCGTATCCGCTGCATGCAGATCTCGGCCGTCCTCTTCACGGTCAGCGCCGTCGGCTCGGCCCTGCCCTTCGCCCTGTACGACCTCGCGTTCTGGCGGATCGTCGGCGGCTTCGCCATCGGCATGGCGTCCGTGATCGGCCCGGCCTACATCGCCGAGGTCGCCCCGCCCGCCTACCGCGGCCGCCTCGGCTCCTTCCAGCAGGCCGCCATCGTCATCGGCATCGCCGTGTCGCAGCTGGTCAACTGGGGTCTGCTGAACGCCGCCGGCGGTGACCAGCGCGGCAAGCTGATGGGCCTGGAGGCCTGGCAGGTCATGCTCGGCGTCATGGTGGTCCCGGCCGTCCTCTACGGCCTGCTCTCCTTCGCCATCCCCGAGTCCCCGCGCTTCCTGATCTCCGTCGGCAAGCACGAGCGCGCCAAGCAGATCCTCGCCGAGGTCGAGGGCGACAAGATCGACCTGGACGCCCGCGTGGCCGAGATCGAGCACGGCATGAAGAGCGAGCACAAGTCGACCTTCAAGGACCTCCTCGGCGGCTCCTTCTTCTTCAAGCCGATCGTCTGGGTCGGTATCGGCCTCTCGGTCTTCCAGCAGTTCGTCGGCATCAACGTCGCGTTCTACTACTCCTCGACGCTGTGGCAGTCGGTCGGCGTGGACCCGACGGACTCGTTCTTCTACTCCTTCACGACGTCGATCATCAACATCGTCGGCACCGTGATCGCCATGATCTTCGTGGACCGGATCGGCCGCAGGCCGCTGGCCCTCATCGGCTCCGTCGGCATGGTGGTCGGCCTCGCGCTGGAGGCCTGGGCCTTCTCCCACCACCTCGTCGACGGCAAGCTGCCGGCCACCCAGGGCTGGATCGCCCTGATCGCCGCCCATGTGTTCGTCCTGTTCTTCGCCCTGTCCTGGGGTGTGGTCGTCTGGGTCTTCCTCGGCGAGATGTTCCCCAACCGGATCCGCGCCGCCGCCCTGGGCGTGGCCGCCTCCGCGCAGTGGATCGCCAACTGGGCCATCACCGCGAGCTTCCCGTCGCTGGCCGACTGGAACCTCTCCGTCACCTACGTGATCTACACGGTCTTCGCCGCGCTCTCCATCCCGTTCGTCCTCAAGTACGTCAAGGAGACGAAGGGCAAGACGCTGGAGGAGATGGGCTGA
- a CDS encoding LLM class flavin-dependent oxidoreductase, whose product MPVTVVRFNLVEPGATSASLSARYRAALEMAAYADARGITTVQTEEHHGVANNWLPSPFAFAGAVFGATRRIAVTVSAVIGPLHDPLRLAEDIAVLDLLSGGRLVTVAGIGYRPEEYALFDVEWKRRGRIQDEVLETLLKAWSGEEFDYRGRTVRVTPRPYTDPHPLLLVGGSSEAAARRAARLGLPFFPSAHLPELEAYYKERLVEYGTEGWTMMPAAETPLLHIAEDPDEVWDRHGEHFLHEARTYASWQSGDIRSAVRSAATTVDELRAEGVYRVLTPGQCVELGLDNLVLHPLAGGMPVEEGWRSLRLFAERVVPELGG is encoded by the coding sequence ATGCCCGTCACGGTCGTACGTTTCAACCTCGTCGAACCCGGCGCGACCTCCGCCTCCCTGAGCGCCCGCTACCGGGCCGCCCTGGAGATGGCCGCGTACGCCGACGCCCGGGGGATCACCACCGTGCAGACCGAGGAACACCACGGCGTCGCCAACAACTGGCTGCCCTCGCCGTTCGCCTTCGCGGGCGCGGTCTTCGGGGCCACGCGCCGGATCGCGGTCACGGTCTCGGCGGTCATCGGCCCGCTGCACGACCCGCTGCGCCTGGCCGAGGACATCGCCGTACTGGATCTGCTGAGCGGCGGCCGGCTGGTCACGGTCGCCGGGATCGGCTACCGGCCCGAGGAGTACGCGCTCTTCGACGTGGAGTGGAAGCGGCGCGGGAGGATCCAGGACGAGGTCCTGGAGACCCTGCTCAAGGCCTGGTCCGGCGAGGAGTTCGACTACCGGGGCCGCACGGTACGGGTCACCCCGCGCCCGTACACCGACCCGCACCCCCTGCTCCTGGTCGGCGGCTCCTCCGAGGCGGCCGCCCGCCGGGCCGCCCGGCTCGGCCTGCCGTTCTTCCCCAGCGCCCACCTTCCCGAGCTGGAGGCGTACTACAAGGAGCGGCTCGTCGAGTACGGCACCGAGGGCTGGACCATGATGCCCGCCGCCGAGACGCCCCTGCTGCACATCGCCGAGGATCCGGACGAGGTGTGGGACCGGCACGGGGAGCATTTCCTGCACGAGGCCCGCACATATGCCTCCTGGCAGTCCGGTGACATCCGCTCCGCGGTGCGGTCGGCGGCCACGACGGTCGACGAGCTGCGCGCGGAGGGCGTGTACCGGGTGCTGACTCCCGGGCAGTGCGTGGAGCTGGGCCTGGACAACCTGGTGCTGCATCCGCTGGCGGGCGGGATGCCGGTGGAGGAGGGGTGGCGGAGTCTGCGACTGTTCGCGGAACGGGTGGTGCCGGAACTGGGCGGCTGA
- the ftsY gene encoding signal recognition particle-docking protein FtsY, protein MEIVILAVVIAVVVLGALGGLVVGSRRKKSLPPPPPAAPDITAPPAEPHVGDEAETPREEPRRTIEEVDLPDGSAPVVVEEPPSLEVPEIEVPEPTAGRLVRLRARLSRSQNALGKGLLTLLSREHLDEDTWEEIEDILLTADVGVTPTQELVEGLRERVKVLGTRTPDELRGLLREELLKLVGTEFDRTVKTEPETSKPGIVMVVGVNGTGKTTTTGKLARVLVADGRSVVLGAADTFRAAAADQLQTWGDRVGAHTVRGPEGGDPASVAFDAVKEGKEIGADVVLIDTAGRLHTKTGLMDELGKVKRVVEKQAPLDEVLLVLDATTGQNGLVQARVFAEVVSITGIVLTKLDGTAKGGIVIAVQRELGVPVKLVGLGEGADDLAPFEPEAFVDALIGD, encoded by the coding sequence ATGGAAATCGTCATCCTTGCTGTAGTCATCGCCGTGGTCGTGCTCGGTGCGCTCGGCGGGCTGGTCGTCGGCAGCCGGCGCAAGAAGTCGCTGCCTCCGCCGCCCCCCGCCGCACCCGACATCACCGCCCCTCCGGCCGAGCCGCATGTCGGCGACGAGGCCGAGACGCCCCGCGAAGAACCGCGCCGGACGATAGAGGAGGTGGATCTTCCGGACGGCTCCGCACCGGTCGTCGTCGAGGAGCCACCCTCGCTCGAAGTCCCCGAGATCGAGGTCCCGGAGCCGACGGCCGGACGTCTCGTCCGCCTCCGCGCCCGCCTCTCCCGCTCCCAGAACGCGCTCGGCAAGGGGCTGCTCACGCTCCTGTCGCGTGAGCATCTCGACGAGGACACCTGGGAGGAGATCGAGGACATCCTCCTCACCGCCGACGTCGGCGTGACCCCCACCCAGGAACTGGTCGAGGGCCTGCGTGAGCGCGTGAAGGTGCTCGGCACCCGTACCCCCGACGAACTGCGCGGCCTGCTGCGCGAAGAGCTGCTCAAGCTGGTCGGCACCGAGTTCGACCGCACCGTGAAGACCGAGCCGGAGACCTCCAAGCCCGGCATCGTGATGGTCGTCGGTGTCAACGGCACCGGCAAGACCACCACCACCGGCAAGCTCGCCCGTGTCCTGGTGGCCGACGGCCGCAGTGTGGTCCTCGGTGCCGCCGACACCTTCCGGGCCGCCGCCGCCGACCAGCTCCAGACCTGGGGCGACCGGGTCGGCGCCCACACCGTGCGCGGACCGGAGGGCGGCGATCCGGCGTCCGTCGCGTTCGACGCGGTCAAGGAGGGCAAGGAGATCGGCGCCGACGTCGTGCTCATCGACACCGCCGGTCGTCTGCACACCAAGACCGGTCTCATGGACGAGCTCGGCAAGGTCAAGCGCGTGGTGGAGAAGCAGGCCCCGCTCGACGAGGTGCTGCTCGTGCTCGACGCCACCACCGGGCAGAACGGTCTGGTGCAGGCCCGGGTGTTCGCCGAGGTCGTCTCCATCACCGGCATCGTGCTCACCAAGCTCGACGGTACGGCGAAGGGCGGCATCGTGATCGCGGTGCAGCGCGAGCTCGGCGTACCGGTCAAGCTGGTGGGTCTGGGAGAGGGGGCCGACGACCTGGCGCCGTTCGAGCCGGAGGCGTTCGTGGATGCGCTCATCGGCGACTGA
- a CDS encoding bifunctional DNA primase/polymerase has product MGFTIGGIREIRSGSRRRGRSSECTAVAEFTGLWGWDVVPGARAAAGDCSCGRADCAAPGAHPLDFAPPVPAGATLDEVTRTWAEFPGAAVMLPVGRAFDVIEVAESAGRRALVRLERMGLPLGPVTATPEGRAHFFVAPGAATELPELLYRMGWDDPTSLDLHGLGPGTHITAPPSDRAGLGPARWLRPPALDTATKPPAARLLLGTLAYVAHRSRA; this is encoded by the coding sequence ATGGGCTTCACGATCGGCGGCATTCGGGAGATCCGCTCCGGTTCACGTCGGCGCGGTCGCTCGTCGGAGTGCACCGCGGTCGCCGAGTTCACCGGGCTCTGGGGCTGGGACGTCGTCCCGGGCGCACGGGCCGCGGCCGGCGACTGTTCGTGCGGGCGGGCCGACTGCGCCGCCCCCGGCGCGCATCCCCTCGACTTCGCGCCCCCCGTTCCGGCGGGCGCCACCCTCGACGAGGTCACCAGGACCTGGGCCGAGTTCCCCGGCGCCGCGGTGATGCTGCCGGTCGGCCGGGCGTTCGACGTGATCGAGGTCGCCGAGTCCGCCGGGCGCCGCGCCCTGGTCCGCCTCGAACGCATGGGCCTCCCCCTCGGCCCGGTGACCGCCACCCCCGAGGGTCGCGCCCACTTCTTCGTCGCCCCCGGCGCCGCCACCGAACTCCCCGAGCTGCTCTACCGCATGGGCTGGGACGACCCGACCTCCCTCGACCTGCACGGCCTCGGCCCCGGCACCCACATCACCGCTCCCCCGTCCGACCGCGCCGGCCTGGGCCCGGCCCGCTGGCTCCGCCCCCCGGCCCTGGACACGGCGACCAAGCCCCCGGCGGCGAGGCTGCTGCTGGGGACGCTGGCCTACGTGGCCCACCGGTCGCGGGCATAG
- a CDS encoding ammonium transporter, with protein sequence MAPAIMMAADKVELSPANTGFMLICSALVMLMTPGLAFFYGGMVRVKSTLNMLMMSFISLGIVTILWTLYGFSMAFGTDSGSLIGWNSDWVGLSGVDKGELWGTYNIPLLVFFVFQLMFAIITPALISGALADRVKFSAWALFIALWATVVYFPVAHWVWGEGGWAFDMGVIDFAGGTAVHINAGAAALGVILVIGKRVGFKRDPMRPHSLPLVMLGAGLLWFGWFGFNAGSWLGNDDGVGSLMFVNTQIATAAAMLAWLVYEKIRHGAFTTLGAASGAVAGLVAITPSGGAVTPIGAICVGAIAGVLCAMAVGLKYKFGYDDSLDVVGVHLVGGVVGSVLIGFFASGKGQSDVAGVFYGKHEWAQLWKQLAGVGGVLAYSLIVSAILALILDKTIGMRVAEDEEVAGIDQAEHAETAYDFSGAGGGSAKAAAPAPVGAGAGKKVDA encoded by the coding sequence ATGGCACCAGCCATCATGATGGCGGCAGACAAGGTAGAGCTGTCGCCCGCCAACACAGGTTTCATGCTCATCTGTTCCGCCCTGGTGATGCTCATGACCCCGGGACTGGCCTTCTTCTACGGAGGCATGGTCCGCGTCAAGAGCACCCTGAACATGCTGATGATGAGCTTCATCAGCCTCGGGATCGTCACCATCCTGTGGACGCTCTACGGCTTCTCCATGGCCTTCGGTACGGACTCCGGCAGCCTCATCGGCTGGAACTCCGACTGGGTGGGCCTCAGTGGCGTCGACAAGGGCGAACTGTGGGGCACGTACAACATCCCGCTGCTCGTCTTCTTCGTCTTCCAGCTGATGTTCGCGATCATCACGCCCGCCCTGATCAGCGGCGCGCTGGCGGACCGCGTGAAGTTCAGCGCCTGGGCGCTGTTCATCGCGCTGTGGGCCACCGTCGTGTACTTCCCCGTCGCCCACTGGGTCTGGGGTGAGGGCGGCTGGGCCTTCGACATGGGCGTGATCGACTTCGCCGGTGGTACGGCGGTCCACATCAACGCCGGTGCCGCGGCCCTCGGCGTGATCCTGGTCATCGGCAAGCGCGTCGGCTTCAAGCGCGACCCCATGCGCCCGCACAGCCTCCCGCTGGTCATGCTCGGCGCCGGTCTGCTGTGGTTCGGCTGGTTCGGCTTCAACGCCGGTTCCTGGCTCGGCAACGACGACGGCGTCGGCTCCCTGATGTTCGTCAACACGCAGATCGCCACCGCCGCCGCCATGCTGGCCTGGCTCGTCTACGAGAAGATCCGCCACGGCGCGTTCACCACGCTGGGCGCCGCCTCCGGTGCCGTCGCCGGTCTGGTCGCCATCACCCCGTCCGGTGGTGCGGTCACCCCGATCGGCGCGATCTGCGTCGGCGCCATCGCCGGTGTCCTGTGCGCCATGGCCGTCGGCCTGAAGTACAAGTTCGGCTACGACGACTCCCTCGACGTCGTCGGTGTCCACCTCGTCGGCGGTGTCGTCGGCTCGGTCCTGATCGGCTTCTTCGCCAGCGGCAAGGGCCAGTCCGACGTGGCCGGTGTCTTCTACGGCAAGCACGAGTGGGCCCAGCTGTGGAAGCAGCTCGCCGGTGTCGGCGGTGTCCTCGCCTACTCGCTGATCGTCTCCGCGATCCTCGCCCTCATCCTCGACAAGACCATCGGTATGCGGGTCGCCGAGGACGAGGAGGTGGCCGGCATCGACCAGGCCGAGCACGCCGAGACCGCATACGACTTCAGCGGCGCCGGTGGCGGTTCCGCCAAGGCCGCCGCCCCCGCCCCGGTCGGCGCAGGAGCAGGCAAGAAGGTGGACGCATGA
- a CDS encoding P-II family nitrogen regulator, whose product MKLITAVVKPHRLDEIKEALQAFGVHGLTVTEASGYGRQRGHTEVYRGAEYTVDLVPKIRIEVLAEDDDAEGLIDVIVKAARTGKIGDGKVWSLPVETAVRVRTGERGPDAL is encoded by the coding sequence ATGAAGCTCATCACCGCCGTCGTCAAGCCGCACCGGCTCGACGAGATCAAGGAAGCCCTCCAGGCCTTCGGGGTCCACGGACTGACGGTCACCGAGGCGAGCGGCTACGGTCGTCAGCGGGGCCACACCGAGGTCTACCGTGGTGCCGAGTACACCGTCGACCTGGTGCCGAAGATCCGCATCGAGGTGCTGGCCGAGGACGACGACGCCGAGGGCCTCATCGACGTCATCGTCAAGGCGGCCCGCACCGGCAAGATCGGCGACGGCAAGGTCTGGTCCCTCCCGGTCGAGACCGCCGTCCGGGTACGCACCGGCGAGCGCGGCCCGGACGCGCTCTGA